The following are encoded in a window of Emcibacter sp. SYSU 3D8 genomic DNA:
- the sufC gene encoding Fe-S cluster assembly ATPase SufC has translation MLEIKNLHAAVDGKQILNGIDLTVNAGEVHAIMGPNGSGKSTLAYVLAGRAGYEVTEGSVSYQGKDLLEMEADERAREGVFLGFQYPVELPGVNGMTFLRTAANAVRRHRDLPELDGIDFLKLLRQKATMLEMDDALLKRSVNVGFSGGEKKRNEIAQMAVLDPNLMILDETDSGLDIDALKVVSKGINALRGADKATVLVTHYQRLLSYVEPDFVHILARGKIVASGGKELALELERDGYVNYVPEAA, from the coding sequence ATGTTGGAAATCAAGAATCTGCACGCCGCCGTCGACGGCAAGCAAATCCTCAACGGCATCGACCTGACGGTCAACGCCGGCGAAGTGCACGCAATCATGGGGCCGAACGGCTCGGGCAAATCGACCCTGGCCTATGTGCTCGCCGGCCGCGCCGGCTATGAAGTCACCGAAGGATCGGTGAGCTATCAGGGCAAGGACCTGCTGGAGATGGAGGCCGACGAGCGTGCCCGCGAGGGTGTGTTCCTGGGCTTCCAGTATCCGGTCGAACTTCCCGGGGTGAACGGCATGACGTTCCTTCGCACCGCCGCCAACGCCGTGCGCCGGCACCGGGATCTGCCGGAACTGGACGGCATCGACTTCCTGAAGCTGCTGCGCCAGAAAGCCACGATGCTGGAGATGGACGACGCGCTGCTGAAGCGGTCGGTCAATGTCGGCTTCTCGGGAGGAGAGAAGAAGCGCAACGAGATCGCCCAGATGGCCGTGCTCGACCCGAACCTGATGATCCTGGACGAAACCGATTCCGGCCTCGACATCGACGCGCTGAAGGTTGTGTCGAAGGGCATCAACGCCCTGCGCGGCGCGGACAAGGCCACCGTTCTGGTCACCCATTACCAGCGGCTGCTGTCCTATGTGGAGCCGGATTTCGTCCACATCCTGGCGCGCGGCAAGATCGTCGCCTCGGGCGGCAAGGAGCTGGCGCTGGAACTGGAGCGCGACGGCTACGTGAACTACGTGCCGGAGGCGGCGTAA
- the sufD gene encoding Fe-S cluster assembly protein SufD yields MTAIPYAEQFERLKPALPGAAGLREQAFARYAAHGFPGVKREAWRHTKLTPISSADLEPADASDVSPADIAAHLIPDALTLVFVNGRMDAALSNVEQAPKGVTIESLADVLARGDDLSPWLTQAAGDSPDDALVSLNTALMNDGAVIRVADGVQVEAPIHLLFFAKRGGMNQVRNVIVAGKGASVTVAEGYFGTRDVYWNNVVNQFFVAEGASVEHARQQSEGLAAYHIGSSRVRLAADARFNSVAIMLGGVVARNEVQVTIAGERAQCHLAGVSLGRSRQLHDSVTVLDHAVPNSISDQMFKAVLDDQSHAVYQGKVIVRQDAQKTDARQANHNILLARSAEASSKPELEIFADDVKCAHGATVGELDKDMLFYMQARGLEPKAARALLVEGFVLEVLERIVSPEIRDMFRTDIGGWLRGRPLS; encoded by the coding sequence ATGACCGCCATTCCCTATGCCGAACAGTTCGAGCGACTGAAGCCTGCCCTTCCCGGCGCGGCTGGCCTGCGCGAGCAGGCGTTCGCCCGCTATGCGGCGCACGGCTTCCCCGGCGTGAAACGCGAGGCGTGGCGCCATACCAAGCTGACGCCGATCAGCTCCGCCGACCTTGAGCCGGCAGATGCATCGGACGTGTCGCCCGCCGACATCGCCGCCCACCTGATCCCCGACGCGCTCACACTGGTCTTCGTCAACGGCCGCATGGACGCGGCGCTGTCAAATGTCGAGCAGGCGCCCAAGGGCGTTACCATCGAGAGCCTGGCCGACGTGCTGGCGCGGGGTGACGATTTGTCGCCCTGGCTGACCCAGGCTGCCGGCGACAGCCCTGATGACGCGCTGGTATCGCTGAACACGGCGCTGATGAATGACGGCGCGGTGATCCGCGTGGCCGACGGCGTCCAGGTCGAGGCGCCCATCCACCTGCTGTTCTTCGCCAAGCGCGGCGGGATGAACCAGGTGCGCAACGTGATCGTCGCCGGCAAGGGCGCCAGCGTCACTGTCGCCGAAGGCTATTTCGGCACCCGGGACGTCTACTGGAACAATGTGGTGAACCAGTTCTTCGTGGCCGAGGGCGCCAGCGTCGAGCATGCGCGCCAGCAGAGCGAAGGCCTTGCCGCCTATCATATCGGCTCCAGCCGCGTCCGGCTGGCGGCCGATGCGCGCTTCAACAGCGTCGCGATCATGCTGGGCGGCGTCGTCGCCCGCAACGAGGTCCAGGTCACCATCGCGGGCGAGCGTGCCCAATGCCATCTGGCCGGCGTGTCGCTGGGCCGCAGCAGGCAGCTGCATGACAGCGTGACCGTGCTGGACCACGCAGTGCCGAACAGCATCAGCGACCAGATGTTCAAGGCGGTGCTCGACGACCAGTCCCACGCCGTCTATCAGGGCAAGGTGATTGTGCGGCAAGACGCGCAGAAGACCGACGCGCGCCAGGCCAACCACAACATCCTGCTGGCACGCTCGGCCGAGGCAAGCAGCAAGCCCGAGCTGGAGATCTTCGCCGACGACGTGAAATGCGCCCATGGCGCCACGGTGGGCGAACTCGACAAGGACATGCTGTTCTACATGCAGGCGCGCGGCCTGGAGCCGAAAGCCGCCCGGGCGCTGCTGGTCGAGGGCTTCGTGCTGGAAGTGCTCGAACGTATCGTCTCGCCCGAAATCCGCGACATGTTCCGCACCGACATCGGCGGCTGGCTGCGGGGGAGGCCGCTGTCGTGA
- a CDS encoding cysteine desulfurase, giving the protein MNAPTETRVAPAASLDIARIRADFPILQLPSNGKRLVFLDSAASAQKPRQVIDAQSHVYEAEYANIHRGVYDLSQRATAAFDKARTKVRKFINAASDREIVFVRNATEGINLVAQTWGRKNLKQGDQIILSEMEHHANIVPWQMLREETGLELVVIPITDSGELVWEAYEKAFTSKTRLVAMTHVSNALGTITPMAEIIKVAHSHGVPVLVDGCQAVPHMPVDVQALDADFYVFSAHKLYGPTGVGVLYAKAKILEAMPPYQGGGDMISSVTFAKTTYADIPQRFEAGTPNIAGTIALGAAIDYLEGFDRQALLAHEQALLEYATERLQALNTITIYGTAKNKAAVISFAIQGVHPHDVGTILDFEGIAVRAGHHCAQPVMDRFGVPATTRASFGIYNDFDDVDALIHGIAKVQEIFGS; this is encoded by the coding sequence GTGAACGCGCCCACCGAAACCCGCGTCGCGCCTGCGGCCAGCCTGGACATTGCGCGCATCCGCGCCGATTTCCCCATCCTGCAATTGCCCAGCAACGGCAAGCGGCTGGTGTTCCTCGACTCGGCGGCCAGCGCCCAGAAGCCGCGCCAGGTCATCGATGCCCAGAGCCATGTCTACGAAGCCGAATACGCCAACATCCACCGCGGCGTCTACGACCTCAGCCAGCGCGCCACCGCCGCCTTCGACAAGGCGCGGACCAAGGTGCGCAAGTTCATCAACGCCGCCAGCGACCGCGAGATCGTGTTCGTGCGCAACGCCACCGAAGGCATCAACCTGGTGGCGCAGACCTGGGGCCGCAAGAATCTGAAGCAGGGCGACCAGATCATCCTGTCCGAGATGGAGCATCACGCCAACATCGTGCCGTGGCAGATGCTGCGCGAGGAGACCGGGCTGGAACTGGTGGTGATCCCGATCACGGATTCCGGCGAACTCGTCTGGGAAGCCTACGAGAAGGCGTTCACGTCGAAAACCAGGCTGGTCGCCATGACCCATGTGTCGAACGCCCTGGGCACCATTACGCCCATGGCCGAGATCATCAAGGTCGCCCATTCGCACGGCGTGCCCGTGCTCGTCGACGGCTGCCAGGCCGTGCCGCACATGCCGGTCGACGTTCAGGCGCTGGACGCGGACTTCTACGTCTTTTCCGCCCACAAGCTCTATGGGCCGACCGGCGTCGGCGTGCTCTACGCCAAGGCGAAGATCCTGGAAGCCATGCCGCCCTATCAGGGCGGCGGCGACATGATCTCGTCGGTGACCTTCGCCAAGACGACCTATGCGGATATTCCACAGCGGTTCGAGGCAGGCACTCCCAACATCGCCGGCACCATCGCTCTGGGCGCGGCCATCGACTACCTTGAGGGCTTCGACCGGCAGGCCCTGCTGGCGCATGAACAGGCGCTGCTGGAATACGCCACCGAGCGGTTGCAGGCGCTGAACACCATCACCATCTACGGCACCGCGAAGAACAAGGCGGCGGTGATCTCATTCGCCATCCAGGGCGTGCATCCGCACGACGTGGGCACGATCCTGGATTTCGAAGGCATCGCGGTGCGCGCCGGGCATCACTGCGCCCAGCCGGTAATGGACCGGTTCGGCGTGCCGGCGACGACCCGGGCGTCCTTCGGCATCTATAACGACTTCGATGACGTGGACGCACTGATCCACGGCATCGCCAAGGTTCAGGAGATATTCGGCTCATGA
- the sufU gene encoding Fe-S cluster assembly sulfur transfer protein SufU, which yields MNDLRELYQEVILDHGRKPRNFGALPDANREAHGHNPLCGDKLDVHVKVKDGIVEDVKFEGAGCAISVASASLMTEALKGMTEVDARNLFEKFHAMITGDEGVTPAQLEDLDKLAVFSGVRDYPLRVKCATLGWHTMNAALENVGETVVTE from the coding sequence ATGAACGACCTGCGCGAGCTTTATCAGGAAGTGATCCTGGATCACGGCCGCAAGCCGCGGAATTTCGGCGCGCTGCCGGACGCGAACCGGGAGGCGCATGGCCACAATCCGCTGTGCGGCGACAAGCTGGACGTGCACGTGAAGGTAAAGGACGGCATCGTCGAGGACGTGAAGTTCGAGGGCGCGGGCTGCGCCATCTCGGTGGCCAGCGCCTCGTTGATGACCGAAGCGCTGAAGGGCATGACCGAGGTCGATGCCAGAAACCTGTTCGAGAAGTTCCACGCAATGATCACCGGTGACGAAGGCGTGACACCGGCACAGCTCGAGGATCTTGATAAACTGGCCGTGTTCTCCGGCGTGCGCGACTATCCCTTGCGGGTAAAATGCGCCACGCTGGGCTGGCACACGATGAACGCGGCCCTGGAAAATGTCGGCGAAACAGTGGTGACGGAATGA
- a CDS encoding SUF system Fe-S cluster assembly protein, with protein MSETFLNEFLDGPAEAAPDNALREQIVDKLKTIYDPEIPVNIYELGLIYGLDVSAENDIKVTMTLTTPMCPVAESMPGEVESKVREVDGVNEVEVELVWEPAWDMSKLSEAAKLELGML; from the coding sequence ATGAGCGAGACCTTTCTGAACGAGTTCCTCGACGGCCCGGCAGAGGCCGCCCCGGACAATGCGCTTCGCGAACAGATCGTCGACAAGCTTAAGACGATCTATGATCCGGAGATTCCGGTTAACATTTACGAACTTGGTCTTATCTATGGACTGGACGTATCGGCCGAGAACGACATCAAGGTCACCATGACCCTGACGACGCCCATGTGCCCCGTCGCCGAATCCATGCCCGGCGAGGTGGAGAGCAAGGTGCGAGAGGTCGACGGCGTGAATGAGGTCGAGGTCGAGCTCGTATGGGAGCCTGCCTGGGACATGAGCAAGTTGTCCGAGGCGGCCAAGCTCGAACTGGGCATGTTGTAG
- a CDS encoding iron-sulfur cluster assembly accessory protein, translating to MAAGIITLTDRAVDRVKTLMAKRPDAAGLRVWIKEAGCSGLSYKVDFTDEAKPGDDVVETDGGKVYVDPKAVMYILGSEMDYQEDKFFSGFLFMNPNEKGRCGCGESFTV from the coding sequence ATGGCAGCAGGCATCATTACCCTGACCGACCGCGCGGTGGACCGCGTGAAGACGCTCATGGCCAAGCGCCCGGATGCGGCGGGCCTGCGCGTGTGGATCAAGGAAGCCGGCTGTTCGGGCCTGAGCTACAAGGTGGACTTCACCGACGAGGCCAAGCCCGGCGACGACGTGGTCGAAACCGATGGCGGTAAGGTCTACGTCGACCCCAAGGCGGTGATGTACATTCTGGGCTCGGAGATGGACTACCAGGAAGACAAGTTCTTCTCGGGCTTCCTGTTCATGAACCCCAACGAAAAAGGCCGCTGCGGCTGCGGCGAGAGCTTTACCGTCTGA
- a CDS encoding LysE family translocator, whose translation MSLDVFLALLLFAFVSSITPGPNNLMLLASGVNFGFVRTIPHMLGIGVGFLVLLLAVGFGLGALLMAYPPIHIALKLAGGAYLLYLAWKIAMARTMGKAGATGAKPMTFLQAAAFQWVNVKAWVMAVTAMSLYTSAERPILSVILVAVAFALVNLPSVSAWAGFGTAMRGFLADPVRLKWFNIAMGTALALSIAPMVL comes from the coding sequence ATGTCCCTCGACGTTTTCCTCGCGCTTCTCCTGTTCGCCTTCGTGTCCTCGATCACGCCCGGCCCCAACAATTTGATGCTGCTGGCGTCCGGGGTGAATTTCGGTTTCGTGCGGACCATCCCGCACATGCTGGGGATCGGCGTCGGCTTCCTCGTCCTGCTGCTGGCGGTCGGGTTCGGGCTCGGCGCGCTGCTGATGGCATACCCGCCGATCCACATTGCGTTGAAGCTGGCCGGCGGCGCCTACCTGCTGTACCTGGCCTGGAAGATCGCCATGGCACGAACCATGGGCAAGGCGGGCGCGACTGGCGCGAAACCCATGACCTTCCTGCAGGCCGCGGCGTTCCAGTGGGTCAACGTCAAGGCGTGGGTCATGGCAGTCACCGCCATGTCGCTCTACACCAGCGCCGAGCGGCCGATCCTGTCGGTGATCCTCGTCGCCGTGGCCTTCGCCCTGGTCAACCTCCCCAGCGTGTCGGCATGGGCCGGATTCGGCACCGCCATGCGCGGGTTCCTCGCCGATCCGGTGCGGCTGAAATGGTTCAACATCGCCATGGGCACGGCACTGGCGCTGAGCATCGCCCCGATGGTGCTCTGA